A section of the Campylobacter porcelli genome encodes:
- the mqnE gene encoding aminofutalosine synthase MqnE: MMNLIEKLKTGQRLEFDDAIKLYDLELFTLGKYANKIRETKNGKKVYFNINRHINPTNLCADVCKFCAFSSHRQNAEKSYTMSYEKIIQAVDRSVLNGAKEIHIVSAHNPNVSWQWYLKIFKMIKDKYPNLHIKALTAAEVDYLHRKHNLSYEEVIEKMIEYGVDSMPGGGAEIFDEGIRSEICKGKVSSDNWLKIHSLWHQKGRQSNATMLFGHIESKEHRIDHILRIRSLQDRSLALNNGGGFNAFIPLVYQRDNNYLKNIPFLGSVEILKTMAISRILLDNINHIKAYWATSTLNLALIAQEFGADDLDGTIENESIQSSAGAASKNGKSQKEFIELIQTSGFIPVERDSLYNELKIYN, translated from the coding sequence TGGTAAATATGCCAACAAAATACGAGAGACAAAAAATGGTAAAAAGGTATATTTTAATATCAATCGCCATATAAATCCGACAAATTTATGTGCTGATGTGTGTAAATTCTGTGCCTTCTCATCTCATCGTCAAAATGCTGAGAAGAGCTATACAATGAGCTATGAGAAGATTATACAAGCAGTGGATAGAAGCGTCTTAAATGGAGCAAAAGAGATACACATAGTCTCAGCTCACAATCCAAATGTATCGTGGCAATGGTATTTAAAGATATTTAAAATGATAAAAGATAAATATCCAAATTTACATATAAAAGCACTCACGGCAGCTGAAGTGGATTATCTCCATAGGAAACATAATCTAAGCTATGAAGAAGTGATAGAAAAGATGATTGAGTATGGAGTAGATAGTATGCCAGGAGGTGGGGCTGAGATCTTTGATGAGGGGATTAGATCTGAGATTTGTAAAGGCAAAGTAAGTAGCGATAACTGGCTTAAAATCCACTCCCTTTGGCACCAAAAAGGTCGCCAAAGCAACGCTACAATGCTCTTTGGTCATATAGAGAGTAAAGAACATAGGATAGATCATATTCTTAGAATTCGCTCACTGCAAGATCGCTCACTTGCGTTAAATAATGGTGGCGGCTTTAATGCTTTTATCCCGCTAGTCTATCAAAGGGATAATAATTATCTTAAAAATATCCCATTTTTAGGCTCGGTTGAGATATTAAAGACAATGGCAATTAGCAGAATTTTACTTGATAATATCAACCATATTAAGGCTTATTGGGCTACTTCTACTCTGAATTTAGCTCTAATAGCACAAGAATTTGGTGCTGATGATTTAGATGGCACTATAGAAAATGAAAGTATTCAAAGTAGTGCTGGAGCAGCTAGCAAAAATGGCAAAAGTCAAAAAGAATTTATAGAACTTATCCAAACAAGCGGTTTTATACCCGTAGAAAGAGATAGTCTATATAATGAACTTAAAATATATAATTAG
- a CDS encoding NCS2 family permease — protein sequence MDIFKLKQNGTTIKTELNAALTTFLAMLYIVPVNALILSDAGMPKEALLVATALITIIATIFNGLWANTPVALSTGMGLNAYFTYSMVIGMQIPWQTALGAIFISSAVFTILSFTNFRLWIIKNIPLDLRCAISAGIGAFICFIGLSQMGLIVSSPATKVAIGNVADPKVLIGLIGVILMIIFWALKIRGGFVLAIAITSITAWVFGIYEIPQSIVSMPVSIAPIFGELDIFSALQISLLPAVLTLFVTHLFDSIGTLTGVGNRANLFSSSEGEKKLARNLESDAIASMAGATIGTSTVTAFAESASGVEAGGRTGLTAVFIGIFFIFTLFFLPLFGAIPANAIYPVLVMVGILMFSELGKINYTDPAICVSTFLTVILMPLTYSITIGLSVGFISYFIVKLALRRWEDLNLGVITLAVISLFAFAASSMPDLFQSIIGG from the coding sequence ATGGATATATTTAAACTAAAACAAAATGGCACAACCATAAAAACTGAGTTGAATGCGGCTCTTACGACATTTTTGGCTATGTTATACATTGTCCCCGTTAATGCTTTGATACTAAGTGATGCTGGTATGCCAAAAGAGGCTTTGCTAGTAGCCACTGCTCTTATTACAATTATTGCTACTATATTTAATGGCCTATGGGCAAACACTCCAGTAGCACTAAGCACTGGAATGGGATTAAATGCCTATTTTACCTATAGTATGGTAATTGGTATGCAAATTCCATGGCAAACCGCACTTGGGGCTATATTTATTAGCTCTGCGGTATTTACTATTTTAAGTTTTACTAATTTTCGCCTTTGGATTATCAAAAATATCCCACTAGATTTAAGGTGTGCTATAAGTGCTGGTATTGGTGCTTTTATATGCTTTATTGGCTTATCGCAAATGGGGCTTATAGTCTCAAGCCCAGCAACCAAAGTAGCAATAGGCAATGTAGCAGATCCTAAGGTTTTAATCGGATTAATAGGCGTTATACTTATGATTATATTTTGGGCTTTGAAAATTCGTGGTGGATTTGTGCTAGCTATTGCTATTACTTCAATAACTGCTTGGGTATTTGGAATTTATGAAATTCCACAAAGCATAGTGTCAATGCCAGTTAGCATTGCTCCTATTTTTGGTGAGCTTGATATATTTTCAGCACTTCAAATTTCACTACTTCCAGCTGTTTTAACCCTATTTGTAACTCATCTATTTGATAGTATTGGCACTCTTACTGGGGTTGGAAATAGGGCTAATCTATTTAGTAGCTCTGAAGGAGAGAAAAAACTAGCTAGAAATTTAGAAAGTGATGCTATTGCTAGTATGGCTGGAGCCACTATAGGAACTAGCACTGTAACTGCATTTGCTGAGAGCGCAAGTGGGGTAGAAGCTGGTGGTAGAACAGGGCTTACGGCTGTATTTATCGGAATTTTCTTTATCTTTACCCTATTTTTCTTGCCGCTATTTGGCGCCATTCCTGCTAATGCGATATATCCAGTGCTTGTGATGGTGGGGATTTTGATGTTTAGCGAACTTGGCAAGATTAACTACACAGACCCAGCTATTTGCGTATCTACATTTTTAACCGTAATTTTAATGCCACTTACCTACTCTATTACCATTGGATTAAGCGTTGGATTTATCTCATATTTTATTGTCAAACTAGCATTAAGAAGATGGGAAGATCTAAATTTAGGCGTGATTACTCTAGCTGTGATTAGTCTATTTGCCTTTGCTGCTAGCTCTATGCCAGATCTATTTCAATCCATAATTGGAGGCTAA